The Gossypium hirsutum isolate 1008001.06 chromosome A03, Gossypium_hirsutum_v2.1, whole genome shotgun sequence genome contains the following window.
tttaatcttaatgCAAACTACAGTCgttaatttattaattgatttttgtgagtaatatataaaaaaaacaaacacgACATTACAcatttgataatatgtttgacacattaaattttagaaagaataaaacttaacttaatgaatttaataacttTCGTTtagttaggactaaaatttttatgtttaaaatataattaaattaaaatacaaatactaaatttataatttacgcaaaatataatttctaatagtaaaatttaacctaTTCCAAATCACTAGTTATCCATAATAATTTTTGAAGATTAAATTATgacattattaaataaattaatataattatcagatttatatatgaaaaaaatgagaatctttatcttcttcttctttttttttggcaAAATGATAGTATTATGATACACGTGCTTAAACAAGTAGTATTATTTTTGGTGGCTGCCACACGTTTTTGCAGGAATCATGATGTTCACATTTATCATCTGGCTCAGAATTCTGCTGTGCGCTGTGCAATATAAATTTTCGGACTAGTAAAAATAGATTTGACtccaaaacattaattttttgaagttaatcggattgatttatttgtttttctcgaattaatttaaataaataattttatttttcagtttaaattaagttatattttgtaattcgaataacaaatttaagtaaaCATCTCTTGAATCCttgataattttgaaaatatataaatttatctttttaaaaatacaaaataatatttatatttttaaaatatttcccaaaattttataaatatatatcaaaaaataaaaatatttaaaatattaaaatagtaaattacaaattataatttttaaactttttccaaaatgatataagaaagtaaattatcaaatcaaatttcttgttttttctcttttttatatatatatggttcttGGAAAAATGTTAGATTTATCAAGTCAAGTCAAATAAATTTGTGCTTAAatcaagttttcaaatatatatatgtagggACGAAGTTAGGAAAAAATTTAAGatggttgaaattaaattgtctataactttataatttttaaaggattaaatcaaaattttgtcatttttaggtgacaaagtataattttacctttattaatttaaaatttttaaaaaattaaacagccaaaatgacaaaattttcattttaaggtgGTCGAGCCCTTGCCAGCCCCCTAAATCTGCCTGTGTATATATTGTGTTTATATTATTGAACTTGAAGTTTAGTTATATTATCAACAAGATTTCAATATAGTTGATTTAATTCTTTTCAATATAGCTATATTGGCtcgacttagaaaattttcttatcgaattaagataacaaaataaaacttataaactaaactaacttaaaatttttcacTCATATCGACTCAATTCAATCGAACGTTGATCTCTACTTCTAATGAGCATTGATTCTTCAAGGTCAATCCATTTCTTAACAGCTTCTTAAAGCCCAAGGCTTCAAGCCTTTTAACCATTGACCTTATGAAAACACAAATGGAAATGGAAGATGCTGTTTTGGTGGCTTAGCTCATACAAATTCCCCCAAGTGAATGATAGTATATGATCCTATAAATAGCCACGTGAAAATGATTCGTCAACACAATTTCACAGGTATCAATGCTGACTTTGTGTTTGAATATTGAGTATTAGCTCAGTTAGCACCATCGGTATTATTATCAGTGTATAAGGACATGAGTTTAAATAGGCCAAAACacgttattttcatatttaaaagttTGGAAGAGACTATGAATAATTttaagcattgtataaaaaaatatagactAAAAATCGTGATGCTAAACTCgtatgaaagaaaataaataaataaacagaaatataaacaatttttttatggaaacaAAAGAGGAACAGAGTGGTCAAAAATTATACCATATCATATGGTCCATACCACAATATTTGGAACCATAAAAATCAATATTTGACTTTTGTCTTCTAATTAGAGCCTCTTGGATTGACATTCGCCTCATCAGGTCCTACGACCACTACATGTAGATAGAGCTCGCTTGACACTTACATTCTTggtcaaattttgctattagtacCTATATTTTGTGTGAGATGTGAATTTAATCCAtatgttttaatttgattaatcttaatccttgtactttttgaattttaaaatttcagtcctcTCAAGTTAGTAGCAATTAAATATGTTTGGGTTTAAGATTTTGCTATTAGTCTTGTACTATTCGTAAACTTGTAGATTTAATCCATGTTCTCCCATTGGACCATTCTTAGTTCTTAtaattttcgaattttaaaattttagcctTGACACAAACCATAagaattaatttcattaaatgattatttttggTGAGTAATATGTGGAAACAATAAGGTACATGATATTGCacatgtaataatatatttatcgcattaaattttagaaatagaagaaattaatgaatttaacaactaCCATTTagttaagactaaaatttaagaattttaaaaagtacaaagattaaaaatgaataaattaaaatatagagactaaatatataatttatacataatacAGGGGCTAATGTTATAATTTGACCTTACTTACTAGCTCCAAATAAAATCAGACAATTTAAGGGAGTAGTGCTATTCTCTTATTCCTCTTGCCTTTTCATCACTCCCTGCCATATCTTCTAACATTCCCAAACTCTTAGGAGAGTTGACTGCCTGCTTGCCCTATATGCATGTATTTATCCTTCTTTTTAGCTTttgcaaattaattaaaaaattagaaaaaataaaattgaattttgacctccctaaaaatataaaatttaatttaattttaaaaaaatataaatatataaactattaaataaaataaaatttttactataataaaaattacaatttaatttttatcgcTAAACAAATTTTCCGATTCCGCTGTGTATATTGTTTTTACAATAGTCAATAGCGCTTGAACCTAGAAACTTTTCCTCTCATCTCTCTCATCCATGGCAATCATTTTTGCAACGTTTCCACTTTTCCAATCAACTAGCCTTCAGCGTTAGGCAAGTCATTGGCAACTGCCTTCTTTCCTCCACCTTCTCCTTCTCTCCCCATATCTCTTTCATCTATTCTCCCTTTCATTTTCCTCTCTTATCGCGAGTATGCCACCAACGTCGTTCATGGTGCCACCTCCTTGCTAGTGACACCACTTTTACCCCTCTTTCAGTCATCTCTTCCCTCATCTACTTCTTTCCCTGGTTGTTTTGATCCATCACCACCCTTCTTTTTTTCCTGACAAGTAGAGTGTTCGAAATAATAATGTTAGCCTAGGGTTTCCCCTTAGCTCCTCTTGAGCTGACTCCTTTTTTATTTATGTCTAATTGAAGTTAGgggaaaattctaattttttgggtagcttataaaattttaaattattatataataaaattatattttgatcctcaaaaataataaaaatttattcaaatattttaaaagttatataaatatagaccattaaaatgataatattacattttcactattttaaattttcactattttaaaaaaaatacaacttaATTCGACCCACCAAAATTTTTTCTAACTTGAATcaatgatttttaaaaatgaaaagagaaaatcttGAAAACCGAACACTGTACATTATACATTGTATAGTTAGTTTCAACTTCTCTCTACTATTCCCATCTCAATGAGCAAGAATTGTATAAAACAGGGATATTATCTCTTTTCAATAGTTAAtgttaaatcaataatttaatctTGAACTTCAGgattttcatttgaatttaattgttttcaaaataaaaataccaatgtgattttaaactattgaaaagaaaatacaaatgATGTGACGCCCATGTTTCATACCATCATTTCCCAATCTCAACTAATAGCTAACGACTCTTATTAGATCATTCCTTATGTAACAggatcaaaatttttattatatatattctttttaaaaattttagttaaaccctcttatttttttaaaaaactctcattaatttcacaaaaaattaaaaaattttaattagattccaatttttttaaaataaactcgtaaaatttttgaaaatcctGGGATTCGCCACTGTTTGTTTTCAATGTATCGAAACTTTATGCTTCTTCCTTGGTGAAGACTTACAAGTGATTGATATAGCATTGGAACTTTGAAAAAGAACATTCATGCTTGAATCTCTTAATAGGGTTATTTTGTTTGGCAATAATTGTTATGTGACGTACTTAATTTGTTTGAAGCTGCTAAAAATTGAGACTTGCAAGTCTCAAGTTTCACGACTGTGATtgattttaatttgggctaaattgcaCCACGATGACTTTAAAAtaggatttattttattttaattactttaaatatttctttttaatataatcactttaattataataattgttCAAATTAATCACCCCTGATCCGCTGACAGATATGAAGGATACATGGTCGAGGAAATGGCGAATATGGAAGAGAAGGTTAAAGAATGGATAGCTAGAAAAGAAAGTAAGGTTGAAGAGATGTCAAAAGCTTTTGCTGCAGGAAAAGAGGTTGGCATCGTCCTACCCATTTGGTATCTGATGATATAAACAACCATATGAATTTAGATTATgcttaagaaaataatttattctATACGATTACCAATAAGCAAACAAGCAAGAAAAGGAAAATGTCAGTGTCTCTTTTACTGATAAGCCACTGCTAGTCTGCCACACCAATTTCTCTTTCTCCTATATTCCTAGATTCTATAGTGTTTACTTAAGATCCCCCAAAGTAGCTTCTTGTTAATCTTGAGATTATCCTTGTGTTgatcattaaaaagaaaaaaccagCTCTGATCTCTGGGGTTTTCTTTCTCATAATGgcaagaattataaaatattgcTTGCAATCAGCCCTGAAATGTGTGAACTGATCGTCACAATGGTGGGGATTGCTATGATTTTATATGGTTTTTGGATGGTAAGAGTttggcaaagaaaagaaaagaagagagggTGTTAAACAGGCGACAAAGAGAAGAGGAAGAACAAAAACAAAAGGATTAATTATATATAGGTCCCTAAGCTTtagtcaaaaaaattaaaaaatgtcacATGTCAATTATTCAATGCActaactaatttaaaaaaatattttaattagagtcactaaattaaaaaaaatattaaaaagatcaAAATAGGACAAACCTTATTTTAAAGTGACTAAAGATGAATTTATCCTTTTTAACTTTTATCAAGAATTCCATACTTCAAGTAAGGCAAGAGTGtcgttttatatatatatataattaattgtaTCAAAAcctcaaatataaaattaaatatatcattatatttgTTGTAATAAATGCTTCTAATAGCAGTAGAACTatagtaaagaaaaaaaatatatatagattttaTATGGAAACTTTTTCGGAAAAAAATCAAGGGCAAAAGAAGATGAAATTAATTAATGTTGAAAAATAAAtgatacaaaaatattaaaaaattattttctaatcgaagtcaaatagaataaaaatagTTAAGTACGGATTCAATTTATGTTGTATAGTTCGTACCACAGGGGCTTCGCCCCCACACCTTCGGTCACAACCCTTATCCAATTTTGTGTTTAATAGCCTTTAGCCTTTCCCCTACATATCCTATTATTTTgccattgtatttatttttttaacaagtgATGAATTCAGATCACACAATCTCTAACaatatttgtattaaaaaataacgtattattatattattaaattaacctAGTATTGGCTAAAAATGTATATTGAtatcatattttttatgttttcaaaattatattaattggGTAAAGCACTCTTCTGCCTCCTTAGCGTACACGTCAATATATATGACTGTTAGTCTCTGCCAACTTCTTACTTACAACCAAAATTTCCCCATTTTGTTAACGTCGACACAAATGTTACACATTTTCTGAgttaacatcaatttatcaccttatttcaattaacattataattaaattataaattattaaggtTATATCCATTAGTTGCTTTTATTGTTGCATTGAATCGGAAAATGATTTTGAATCGGTTAGACTGAAAATCGCTACGAATCgattaaaaaatcaattgaattaagtttttttctaaaaaaattttaataaattttcaatcaaattagTTAGACCAGTCATACCAATGAATCGAAAATTTGATCGGTTTGACCATatatctaatttaaaaaaatattacattttataaggcataatttaaaataaaaaaacaacaaaaaaattaaagaaaaaaataaataaaacattgaaGCTTTTGTAGaagtttccatttttattttatgcaacaattgttttcatttttcttttatttttctcaactctaactttttttatgttcttttttttttaaactttttttaccAAATAAGATCAAATATGTCACTAAACAATTAAGTTAACGATTTTAATAATAAGAGAACTTTATTGATAtaaattcaatacttaaaaaatgtaattaaaatattttaaaattttaaatttaattttaaattggaggtcataATTGAGACGTCTGATGCAAttaatcattttcttttattttcaatattaaaaattttgacatcgtaaacataaataaattatgaaaatgatatgatacattatcaataaaattaagtaattaCCAATAAATGATTAGAATTTCAGAGATGATATTATTGAGAGAGACAACTCTGAATTTtgaacataaattataaaatagacataaaaatatcaaaaataaaaaaaaattaagaaacaaaGATAACGATTCTTGAcgttattcaaaaaataataaaaaataatgactTGACGTTAGTTTTTTCActaataatatgtaaaatactAACTTATAAATTATacagttaaatataaaaaaaatacagtattaaattatattttaatttgtctgaggaaaaaaaaaaggaattttattatatcaaaaaggACAATGATACGTAtcggacaaaaatgaacatgtttGCATGAATCACgtaaatgaaacaaaatatttaattaaaaataaaataataaatgctcatactttaaaattataactattatatttattctaaaaaattatttattagtatatatttattatgattataattatgatttataaattattattaatggtgtaattatatattattataattatggttcataaatttatttcaatattatatataagttacaataaaaacaaaaaattaattttatgaaaatttatattaaaaatattaaaaaaattcgaaCTGATTTTTCTAATTGATTTAAGACCTTGAATGATATTAACTTAACTAGAAGCTTTATTATAACTAGAAATTATATCATACATGTATACGTGTGAAAACCATGCATTTAGAAGATAGATATGTGTctgaaaataacataaaataaataatgaaacgtatgtgttaaaactaattaataataacaaattaaatatgtacaatattcaatagaataattaaattaaagtgtGAGCAAAACggaatttaaacacataaatatatcAGTTTAAGAATACAAAATGAGTACAGTTGTTTATCATGGTGTTGACATCAATCTTGAGTTGGTGTCGAGTTGACatgtgacactaactcaattaacAACGTTATTAATACTAGAGTGCATATGCGTGTAAAAAACTACAAATTTAGAACGcaaatgtatgtttaaaaataacatataataaataatgaaacatatgatttgaaactaattaataataacataagaAATAcatacaatattaaaatttaaaaaataatttagcactattttcaaaatcaaatcgGACCAGTTGATCGAATCGATTGAACGAGGGATATTGATTAAGAATAATGGATTGAGTTAATAGACTTACAGATTGATTGAACTGATGATCGgaccaattaaacaaaattttttctattttaattatttttaataatttatttaatcaaattatataaatagatctgataaaaattcgtaatcgaactaattaaattatttatcgaattttgaaaatgtgaatagttaaaattttcttaattaaattaatatttatttcactCCCAACatcataacaaataaataaaaaaatgggcCCCACTGAGAGGTCTTTAACACTGAATTGGGAACCACAACTGTCGATAACCACGAAGCCCAACCGCACACCTCTTTGCCGCGTACATTAGCAACCGAAACCTCTGCCGCTCTAATTTACGCTCACTCGGTTACGCCCACCACCATCGCCTTTCTTCTCGCTACTTGTTAAAGTTGTAATTTGCTTTGCTTCCTCTGCTCTCCACGCAATAAtttaccaaataaataaataaataaattctttcCCATTTATTCACTCAACCCAGAAAAGCAATTAGCtaaataaataatctaaatttcttaaaaaaaattgaaaattatgttTCTATTTATGATTACTTGTTTAAGATTTTAATGCAGAGATATtaaggggaaaaataaaataaaaatggcttcTCTACAGATGTTGAACCCTGTGTTTTCTTCCATTTCCATTTCCCACTCAAAATTTCCGGGAAAATCTGATTCCAGGAACAAACTTCTCAACTTCAATAGTTGTAGAAGCTTCAAGTCCTTGCACAGCCAAAGATCTATTATTCGTTGTGCAACTCAAGATGGTGACAACAAAAACAATGGTATGTTCTTCCATTTCTaaagattcttttttttttttactcattttagttgtataaaaaattctgaaactaACCCAAGTCAAGTCCTTCAAaaataagttgaaattttggttCATTGGGTGcttataaaattgtatttttatgggTTTTGTTTTGAATTAGGTGAAGAGTCACCTGAGTCACTGTTTATGAAGGAGTTGAAGAGGAGGGGGATGACACCAACTTCACTGGTAGAGGATGCTAAAAATACCAATTATGGATTAGATGAGGAGATGAAAGTAGGGGAAGAAAGGGGAAGTGTCTCCAAAAGGAATGTTGTGTCAACTGAATTTGATCAAAGCTTATCTAATCAAAGGGAACGATCCATGGAATTGAATAGTGAAGGCCTTGAGGTTTATTGCTTTTTTTCTATTTACTCAATGATTTTGCATGCTGGTGTGCCTTGGTTTGACCTCATTTAACAATCTTGCTTATGTTCATTTCAAACCTTAAGCACAATTATGTACCGTATGAATTGTGATGGTAGCTTCATAATCTGAATGATCTAGATCTTGGACTTTGTTTCAATGAACTTTTATATAGATGATATCATACATTTTTGGTATTGTTATTAAACATTTCAAGGAACTAGATTTCTCTATCTTCGGTTCGGAGAATGTTATGGAACCAACAAGAACATCATCTCTTTGtttttactttcatttcataGTAATTTGTTCACATAAAACTGTCTGTCTTGTGAATATTTGATGTGTTTATTCGTTATCTCTTTACTTCAAGTAATGTGCATGATTTCATTTAATTTGTGAATGCAAGGATATGTGAGATGGCAATTGAACTTATATATATAATCGTTGTTCAGGGGCTGGTTCCGCGGGCTAAACTGTTGCTAACACTAGGAGGGACTTTCTTCCTCAGCTTCTGGCCTTTCATCCTTTCAACTATAGCATTCTTTTCTGCTCTCTACCTTGTAAGCTCGCTTTCTTCCACTTTTCAGTTTTAGCTTTAGGAAGAACAAAGAAGCTCCCTGTCATCATCCGCTGTAGCATTTGTAATGTGCTGATAATTTTCCCATGGGCAGTATTTCGGACCATCTTTCATTCACGATGGAAGTAAGACACCCGTTTCGCCACCGCAATACATAGATCCTTATACACTTCTGGAAGATGAAAGGATTTCCCAAACTGCCCCTCATGTAAATTGAAGGACAAGTGTTACCACCATACAACAAAATTCTTGGGGTTTAAATAACAGGTTTATATTGTCATATTTCCTTCACCTCCTGTAATCTTTGTAAATACAAATATCAGCAGGAACTTCATGCGATGGCTCAGTATCTTCCTAACTGTTTTTACTGGGACAATTCCCGCTCAAATTGGCCTCAATTACATATAGATGACTTTATATTTGTTACCATTGTTTTTATAGTCACATGCATGGGTTCAACTAGTTTAAATTCTTTTCAGCAATGGAACACTAGAAACTTAGCCGAACTACTCGTCAAATCTATTGCAGTCCATATAGTCTTGAACAAAGCTTAGAAGAGTCGAAGTTCACACAATAGAATAAGCAAAAACACACGATAAAAGGAAACAAATCATTGGGTAGCAAAATGCAAGCCCTCCACTCAAACATTACTTATTTAGTACTCATCTTCACCTTCCTCATCACCCTCGCCTGACTCAGCACCGACTTCTTCATAATCCTTCTCAAGTGCAGCAAGGTCCTCACGAGCTTCCGAGAATTCTCCTTCTTCCATACCCTCACCCACGTACCAGTGAACAAAGGCACGCTTGGCATACATGAGATCAAACTTGTGGTCAATGCGGGAGAACACCTCAGCAACGCTGGTTGAGTTGGAAATCATGCAAACGGCTCTCTGGACCTTAGCAAGATCACCACCAGGAACGACAGTCGGTGGCTGGTAGTTGATACCACACTTGAATCCAGTTGGGCACCAGTCAACGAATTGAATAGTTCTCTTGGTCTTGATGGTGGCAACAGCAGCATTGACATCCTTGGGCACAACATCACCACGGTACATCAAACAGCAAGCCATATACTTGCCATGGCGAGGATCACACTTGGCCATCATAGATGAGGGCTCAAAGGCACTATTGGTGATTTCAGCAACTGATAGCTGCTCATGGTAAGCCTTCTCAGCGGAGATGACTGGAGCGTATGAAGAAAGCATGAAGTGTATTCTTGGGTAAGGGACCAAGTTGGTCTGGAATTCTGTTACATCCACGTTCAAGGCACCATCGAACCTAAGTGAAGCAGTCAAAGAGGAGATCACCTGAATCACAAGAGAATTGACATGTTAAGGCAACCTATTACGGTGAAGACAACAAAAACACATAATAAATGCAAGGATTTTATGTTACCTGGGAGACAAGACGGTTAAGATTGGTGTAAGTGGGTCGCTCAATGTCAAGAGAGCGCCTGCAAATGTCATAGATAGCCTCATTGTCAAGAAGAACAGCCACATCAGTGTGCTCCAAAAGGGAGTGAGTTGAGAGGACACTGTTGTAGGGCTCAACAACAGATGTGGAGACCTGGGGTGATGGGAAGACAGTGAAACCCAACTTGGATTTCTTGCCATAATCAACAGACAAACGCTCCAAAAGGAGGGAGCCAAGACCAGATCCAGTGCCTCCACCAACAGCGT
Protein-coding sequences here:
- the LOC121222070 gene encoding uncharacterized protein, translating into MASLQMLNPVFSSISISHSKFPGKSDSRNKLLNFNSCRSFKSLHSQRSIIRCATQDGDNKNNGEESPESLFMKELKRRGMTPTSLVEDAKNTNYGLDEEMKVGEERGSVSKRNVVSTEFDQSLSNQRERSMELNSEGLEGLVPRAKLLLTLGGTFFLSFWPFILSTIAFFSALYLYFGPSFIHDGSKTPVSPPQYIDPYTLLEDERISQTAPHVN
- the LOC121222068 gene encoding tubulin alpha-4 chain-like; the protein is MRECISVHIGQAGIQVGNACWELYCLEHGIQPDGQMPSDKTVGGGDDAFNTFFSETGAGKHVPRAVFVDLEPTVIDEVRTGTYRQLFHPEQLISGKEDAANNFARGHYTIGKEIVDLCLDRIRKLADNCTGLQGFLVFNAVGGGTGSGLGSLLLERLSVDYGKKSKLGFTVFPSPQVSTSVVEPYNSVLSTHSLLEHTDVAVLLDNEAIYDICRRSLDIERPTYTNLNRLVSQVISSLTASLRFDGALNVDVTEFQTNLVPYPRIHFMLSSYAPVISAEKAYHEQLSVAEITNSAFEPSSMMAKCDPRHGKYMACCLMYRGDVVPKDVNAAVATIKTKRTIQFVDWCPTGFKCGINYQPPTVVPGGDLAKVQRAVCMISNSTSVAEVFSRIDHKFDLMYAKRAFVHWYVGEGMEEGEFSEAREDLAALEKDYEEVGAESGEGDEEGEDEY